TATGAGTTATTAGATACAGCATAGACGAATCAATGTCGAGGGAATGTTGGAGTAAATTTTACTAGGAAAATTGTAATTACCGCAGTCATTGTATCTATTTAGCAGAATGCCTTTAGAGCTAAGAAGCATTGGCGACAAGCTTTTTTAACATTGACTCTTTATCGTTGTTCCCTTGATACTCAtatgttatataatataacgagCATGCCGATAGTTCCTCCTTGTTGAATAAGATTGACGAATTTGTTATTAGGCAATTTTAATTGAGCAATACCTACGAGGCttacaaattacaatatttaagtACCCGTAGTTTATAAGTATGCAACTGTATGAGTCGCGTACAAGCGATACAGAAACCCtagtgtgtttgtgtgtgtgtgtgttgaaTGTACGAGAGAAGGACGGAGAGGGAAATAGATAGAGAGACAGAGAAGGTGTTGTGCGAACGAAAATGAAAGAGTGACGGTGtgatagaaagaaaaagctATTCTGCGACGTTTATATTGTGCTGCGCAAGAAAGAACGTGAACTATTCCAAGGTACGCCCCCGCTATTACTTACCACCTATTActccaaataataataacggtaTGTCCAAAACGCAACGTCAAAAAACATTGCAacgcaataaataaaattaaaaaaaaaaaaaaataaaaagaaattttgtgCGGAAAATATGGTAGcgttttcttcattattctGGACGTTTTAGTGCTGAGGAAAGGTGAAAGagttgtgtatatatatgtgtatatatataaaaatatgtttttgtGACTAAAGGCACTTGTGAACAAATTTATGGAAACGAGTAAAAGCTGCTCTAAGTACGTGCGTctcatttattcatattttacacagaatcgattcgaatttataaaaattaaattattattatcatgaaTGGAAAATGATAGCTTGGAGTTCACTGTTCTTCGGCACAAAATAAATGTCCCGGTATATAGTACCTTTCTGTCTGTCCGCTGATCCTCTTCCCTCCTTAATATCCCCTGTCGAAAAAAACCAAACGTTCTTGTTATAGGCCATCCAACTTGTTTGCAATTCACCGCAAACATGATCGTCTCTGTACGCAAGTACAGATGGCAGTGTATCGAGTGTAAATGCTGCTCCATATGCGGTACATCGGACAACGATGTAAGTATTATTGCCAAAAGGTGGCAATACTTTTACTGCAAAACAATTATGTTTTCTCAAATCAGTTTTTGGTTTCACTTACCAAATAATTTCGACCAGGATCAGCTGCTGTTTTGCGATGACTGCGACCGCGGCTATCATATGTATTGTTTGGCTCCACCTCTCGCATCTCCACCGGAGGGTTCCTGGTCCTGTCAACTCTGCCTAGCCGAATTCCATCGGCATGACTAATTCTGAGCATGTACGAGGGAGATAGTACATCGGATCTATCTAACGCAATCCTAGGTCAGCTAGTAAAGATTTTGAATTAGAATATGAACTGCGATTCATAATTTACCCTTGATAAATTTACCCCTGTTTCTATTGAATGGacaagtattatttttattcattaattagaACGAATCCCAaagcttgaaaaattaattcgtatTTAATACGCGATGCGTGTTTTCAATGGCAGCTAGACGTATTTTTCAGGCAATACTTCGGGAAGATTgtgaaacttttatttctttgtttctttcttcttttttttttattattattttaaacatttaaaCATGTAACATTTTAGCTGTACGAACTTTTAATCAAGGCAATAGAAAGATGTGTCACATCGATATAAAATACTTTGATGAATCTTCAGTTCTACTCTTCTAATTCGGAATCTATTTTATCGCCTAACAACAATTGAAACTTTGGTCATCTCTAATACTATAcgatatttaagaaaaaaacgcTTGAATTCAATACAATTTGGATCTCAGACTTTATACTACTTGTCATAGCACAACCTTGCTAATAGTTTGAAATACGTTGAATCATATGAAATCTTATTGAAACGATATGATTTAAAATCTACAAAGACCTAAACGTTACTAACTGTTCggtaataattgataaaacaaTAGATAGATAGAACGTTGTCTGTTTGTCTGTACGTACCATGATACTCAAGCTTTTACACTTAACAATGTTGTAGCTACTGTTAGCAGCATAGATCTATTACAGTAACTAACGCAAtatttgctgaaaaaaaaagtatattattatattatgaaTTACGATACGATCTTCTTGGTTGTTTAGCCcagtatttttatattttatatatcgAGTGTACTTAATTTAAGATGCCATGGTGATTTTTGGTGCCCATATTACTATAACATAGATCCTCCTTCCGTTTCAGTTTGGTAAGattttgagagagaaaaaagcaaacaaatCACAACAACAACTGTATACACCTATTACAGTAGCGCAAAGCTCGTTTTGGTACTAAATTTAACAAGATtcttgatttaattttcataccaTTTATTTCTAATGTGATGTATGCAATTTTAAGTAATAAAAAGATTGGTTTATACAGACAAGAGTGTGGCTTATAAAGATGGAATTAGTTTGGATGATTGTGATAGGAAAACGACGTTGCCAAGAAACTGGCTTGATTCTTGCAGATAAAATAAACCCGATAGTGTTGAAGTTGAtcgaaataattcagaaaCTTGGTCTCATTTTGCATTACATGGttcgattttattaaaaatgattacaaTAAATCTACAGCTACAATTCGAATGTTAAAGTACGAGATAAGCGTTGTGCAGTAACTTGGTCAgtgtaaaaatgtttcaaagttCGTTAGCGGAGtttcatatttcaacaagAATTTCTGACAGCGATTTCCGACGAAGATTAGGCACTGTTGCATCTCTGGCTGGATAGCCAACCGGAAGTAGCAGTGTTAATTTCTCAGATGCAGGACGGTTCAAGAGCTTACGAAGCGCAGGTCCACAATTCAATGGAGTTGATGTTAGCGTCACCAATCCAGTGCTCTGAACACGCAGTAAAACTTAATGTTATAAACGGTTGAACAGTGATGAGGAATAGATGAAATTTCACCCGAGTTTGCCATTACGAAAATAAACTTTCAACTTGTGTGTAAATTCGCACCCCCAACTCATAGATAATGTCAAATTCCCATAAGAAAGAAGTTGAAGGTGTGTATTTACACCCAATTTGAGGGTTTTTTCTGTGAGGGTGGCGTTCAATGTAAAATAAGATATTACCTGTATTGCCGTGAGAAGTATACCACAAGCAATAGAAACACTCATTTCGTTGTAATAGTGaatctttctctttccctcaGGCCCGATGCTATACATTTGtttaaaaactaaaatcagGTACGGCGCGATGGTCAAATATTCCTTAATCCAATCGGTCCGAAGCGGCTGTAGATCGGTTGtccatttttttcccattctttttttgtaattaatttcttcctctttctcaaCAATTTCCCTGATTGCAGCCTTTGTCCGAGGGTCTGACACCGCCACAAAAGTCCAAGGCTCGGTGTGCGCTCCACTGGGAGCAGTGCCTGAAATTCGTTCGCAATCAGCGTCAGAGCCGTAAtgaattgaacaaaatcaCTACGTACCGGCGGATTTAACAATTTCCTGAATTACTTCTTTCGGCACAGGATCTGGACTGAAGAATCTAATAGTACGTCGAGCAGAAGCGACCAGATAAAACTCCCGCGCCCTTTGGATTAGCTCCTCTTCGGAAGGCCTTGTGTAAACGTAAGGCACATGTTCCAGGTCCTTGGGTAGAGCAGGTTCGTCATCATCGTCTTCAACTAAATGTTCCCCATCATTTTCATCTGGAATTTCATTAGAAGCGATTGGCGAATGAGATTGGAAGAAATAATCTCACATTCATCTTCATCGGTTTACCTGATCCTTGCTCATCGTTCAAGGATTCCGGTTCACCCTTATCCTGTTCCAATATCTTCCTGGCGGTTTTCGCTACCCTCGACAATCGAGCCAAGGtgttgaaaagaagaaaagagactAAGCTGATCAGAAGGTAATGCCAGTAATTGGCAAAGAACGGAAGGCTCTGCAAAATCATGTCGCTTTCAACGGCAGTGATATCCACGTACGTATATGCCAACTGTAACGTATCAATGATTTAATCATTTCCAGACTATTTCTCCttactggttttttttttttttttcctatcagCAAACACGTTCCGTTTACCAAGTGTATATTATCAACTTGTGTAAACGCGATTGTTCGCTTCGGGTCGCTGTCTCATTCATTAAAGTCAATAACAATCGATTCGATTTAGATTTCCGAGCTCGAGGACAAGTGTGCTTTACATATCCTACCattcatacatattatatatgcgTGTCATTATATGGTGTGTACAGAAACAGCTGCACCGTGATTCAGAGGAAATTTGTAGCCGCTGTAGGTACACCTTCAAGGTGAGACAAGATTAGGCGGTAATTAGAGCCGATCAGGATGACCACGTGAGAGCGAATCTATTTTTGAACGAGAAACACGACTTCCGTGAGTGCGTCGTTCGCTAGTTGGAACTAAGTTTATCTGCTGGTGAAGAATTGCCGAGTGATTGATATGCAGATCGAATGAAACTGTCTTCCGAATCTGCGAATAATGCGGGATATCATTCGCAATAAGCGATGAAGCTCTGATAGTgaataaaaaggaaagaaataatacaGTAATAATTAGAAAACAGCGCGTAGTATAGTTGGCGAAATAGATCGTAGATGGCGAGAGGCGagcgaataataaaaaaaaaaaagaggaaaacaaAACACGACGGAGCAGAAAATCCCAAGACCGAAAGATTGAGTGAGCCTGTAGGAGGCTGCATCGACTCATTCGGACTTTGTTATTTAACAATGGGCTAAACCTCCATCCGCTCGATATcgtgttaaaaattgaaaacatgcCTTCGTTTAACTCATCAAGTGATAAAATCAGATCGCAGCGCCGAACGAAATGTCATTGTAGCGTCAGACCAGAACCTTTCGAGCTTAAGTGacaggtagaaaaaaaacatggcCGCCGATTGTCATGTGTTTTAATATCTGGACCGAATAATTAACCAGTTGTTGTTCGCTTGTGTCATTCAAAGTTGAGGACGAATTTCAATTCCAACCTCGAAAGTGATCTGATTCGTTTCTCCCGTTGAATTAACTCTGCGCGTGTCAAGTTATCGCGATATATTCCCGTACGTATAGAAGACGTGTATTCTATTTGAACAGGATAATTTACGTCGAATTGTACgacggcgacgacgacgacggaaTCGTAAAGGTTATTTACGTACGATTTTTCCAACTCGTCAAAAGCATGGGTATAAATAACTTGGAAAATCTGCGGATTGACGCGCAGTGTCAAAAGTATCCAAGGTATCACGCTTTGTCTTTATTTCACGCGTTTGTAACTACGCGGCCCGTCTGTGCAATAAGGAtaatttcaaagtaaaaaatcgGCGGAAATGTTCGTGGTAAACGAAAGGTGTTTATAAATTGTTCCTTTTCTTTCCCCCTAATTTcccatatatattatacacgtgtattcTCTTTTCGGCAAGTTAAGTTATTTCCAAATCATTGATTCCGATAACATCGTACAGTTCCTCGTTATTCTCGGCGTGTTTTGAAGAGAGGAAGTTGATAATGAAAGTCCGGCGTAAACACAACCAGGGAATGAACGGCAGAAACCCCGTGAATAACGAACACACATAAGTCGAGAAGCGAACGGTTCGCCGCAAAAACGGAAGAAATCTTTATCAGCTAAATACCGTCGAAGCAAGTCGACGAGGCCAAGGCGCGGCAAGTAGTTATAGTCTGTAAAATGGCGTCTTAAAGGAATGCAAGTATACAATTCGGCTCCGTGATTTAATCGTAAACAGTTTTTGAACGTCATTTGTTTGCTCGGTTGTTCGAAAGCGTAACCGTACGAACAAAGTGCGGGCGGGAGATAATCCGAGAAAACAACAACCACGGACCAAGAGGATGACGGAGATGGACGTCTCGACCTCCTGCAACGCCACCATGCAGCCACCTTCCCTACCCCCACCCGACAAACACCACCTCGCAGCAGAGACGGAGATGACCGTCACCCACGTGCTGACATttggtatttatttttcgcattACTGTAAACGTTCTCGCAGGCATGTATTtcctcgtgaaaattttttttttctcgcatgCATACTCATCGCCACAGCTCGAGCGCAATTAAGCCCGTCGGCGACAAAAGCGCTGCCGCATTATCGCCAGCTGTGTACTTTTCTCCCCGCTGACCGCAAATCCTGGAAAACACGCTTATCGCGGTTACCGTCAACTATTGTTTCGGATTACGATACTTGGGAAATATTTGTTTCCAATCCTCAGTTCCCTTTCCTATGGTCAACAGTTGTAATCGGATTTAAATTTACTGTCGTTGCAGCAGCGGTTTGCGTAGTAGATAAGCTGAGCGAATTATCCAAACTATGCGCGACAAATTGAGGATAATGAGTCAGCCGTTGTAACACGAgtgtcgaaatttttctctcagcGACAAATACTCGATAACAATTGAACGATTACATAGCCAATGCCGCTACTACTACtgctactactattactactactCTACTATTCCGTATAGCAAATTATTGCGTAACgatgaagaataagaagaaaaaagaacaacacgCTAGTTATGCAACGCTCGTTTGATAGCAGCTGGCGCCCCGGCTCAGCTGGCGTAAAGAAGAATCTCAGGGTTATACGGTTACCTCAGGCCGCAGACCTTCCGCTGCTGCCGatgcaaaaatttataccatCGAAAACGCGTATTTTTCGCCACCCGTTATCACTAGTTATAAATATACCGtacacctcctcctccttctcctcgtcGAACGGTATCTCAAAAGCGACAACAATACATCTGCACAATACGTACCGCCGCCGAACCAGCCAACCAACGATCGCGGAACGCTGTACGTGtaacatcaacaacaacaacaaaaaatacaaaaatacaaaacaagcgataaaaataatcgtaatCCGTAACACGCGGCCGGTGACACTGATAGCGTTACGGATCTTATCTCTCAGTTTCCCCCGCAGCAGCGACAGCCAGTTCAGACATAATTCCTCCCCACCTCTACCTTACCTCGGCGTTGCTGAAACTCCACACCCAAGTACGTGTATAAGAACTCTCCGCGTTGCCCTCGTGTTTTCCAAATCAGCTGTTAGCCGTCGCTCGCTGGTCCGGGTGGGGGGACGATTCGCGTAGAAACGACAGGGGTGGGGGTACAGAATTCGTGGGCAGTCCTCCTCACGCTGCGCCGCCTGTCATATCCCTCACCCCCCACCCCTTCGCCTATATTCCAGCCCTCGACAGGCGGGGGTGTCTACGGTCAGTTGCCATCGGGACACTGCGCCGCGCGTCGCGTAGCGGTGAGCGTCTGTCTAACCGTTACGGTATTTTCGCGTATCATTGAAAGAGGAATTTGTTTTCGCCGcgattaaacaaattttttccccgatCGTTCGGATTCGTGTAATTTCGATTGAACTTGTTATGTACACAACTCGCGGTACGTGCGTATGTGTTATACGCCGTAAGTAGTAATACAGCGTCGTTAATTTTGtggattttaatttatttttttcttaatattgtattattttcttcttattaCATTCTTCTCGGCCGATGAAATAGAACGTGGCTAATCATTGAACGCGAACGTCTGGTCAGAAACTTTTTTAGACTATCTACGTCTGGAAACGAACGAGTTCATTCCTTGGCGATATTACACGCGGAAATTGTTGTTTGTGGAATAATTGAAACGCGTGCAACGATAATTGTTCGAAGTTTGGATAATCTAATAAGAggtataaaaaacaaaaagaaaaaaaaaagtgtcgtGGAGTTTGGCAGCAGTGAAAGTGGGACAATTCCGTTGTCCGTCGTTGTCGATATATtcgagaggggaaaaaaaaaacaaatctcgGAGTGTTGGGGTCTCCTACgacatcttcttcttcttcttttttttttgttccgttttttgattttacttttcgCCTTATCACGGTACATGCTTCCGCTTTACACAGCGTATCAACACGGCAGGCACTCACACACGTAAGAGACACCGCTCGTGAAGATTGTGACACGCGTTTCTCGCAAGTAGTATATTACTACCACCACCTCCTCGGCGCGTATATAGGCGTAATACATACGCTTGCCTGGTACACACGGGTCAATTTCTCGAGTCTAGACTAACAGACTTCAGACCCAGGAGTCCCCGACGTCCTTCGCAATCGTCGCAGCGTttcgtatatacgtatatatatataaacgcCGTTCGCAATGTCGAGCGAGACGACGGCGAGGAGAGGAAAGAGGGATTAGATATTATACTTGCTTACTTGCTTATATACATCGTACGACCGACTACTACTCGACGCGGAGACATTAAGAAGGCTGCTTTTTTGCACAGGCCCGGGGGGACACCCGATGTAACGCAACAACAACCGCGGAAAGTTACTATATAACTTACAGGGAAAacaggatatatatatacatatattgtgcgtgtgtgtgcgaaTGCATACACACGTAACACCTGACTCTAATCGACGAAGCTAGTGCCGATCCGACGTGCCCGAAACTTGTACGAAACGAAAAGagcaagagaaagagagagaaggacgTCAAGAGGCAGAGAGAAGAGTGGAGGAGAGAGCAGCGAGGTTGAGTTgcggttaaaaataaaatacattttactTAGTATAATACGAGGAGGGACCAACTTGGAGAAGTTGAAAGTGCATACGAAATTAAACGTCGTCTTTACGGAGGGATTAGGAAAGTCCGAAGAAGAGGACGACACgtatcgtgtatatatacgtatgtataccaTGTAACGTGTGAATAACAACAAAAGATACCACGTATTTTCTCTATAAATTGACGCAGTTTGacgtatcgttgaaaaaaacttggttGTACCTAGGcgtttgcaaaaataaataagtaaacaaataaataaataaatcgtcgACATCGAGGTAAAAGTCGACTTGTGATGAGTGGTGAAAATAAGCGGAGCTGCCGTCTCAGCTCGggcgaaaaagaagaagcagcCCACTGTTACAGTCGCGATTGTCAGAAGCACGCGGTCGTTATCGTAGTCAGCTGACCTGCAGCACGCAAGAAGAGATATATTACATCtcgactgactgactgactgactgactgactgagtTACTGCACTGGGTCGCCTGCGTCGTTGTACAGGAATAAACAAACAGCGTTTCGCGGTCTGTAACAAGGTCGAAAAGcaagaggaggaagaagaggacCGGGACGATGAAGAACCCGGAACACGAGAGCGGTTATTTCGAGGACGGCAGCGACGTCGAGATCATCGGAGAGTCCGATCGCTCAAACTCCGGGGGATCCGGACGCAGGGGGATCAAGTGGACCTCGGCTGCATCGGGTGGATCCGGAGGATCCGCCGGATCCTGCAGCTTGGCCAAGGCCATCAATGAGTTGGACGTTAGAGATTCGCCCGCGTCGCCGGAACCCGTAACGACGGAAGACGACGAGGAGGAAGACTACGACGATGAAAAGGACAACAAAGAGGACGACGAccgcgacgacgacgtcggCAACGATGACGTACTTTGGAAGAGGAGACCGAGAGGTGAATTGACCTTTGTCGTCGATCGATACGGAAAATAACTAACAACGCATGtacatcgtcatcgtcgttaATCCGTTTCGTTTCAAGTTCACCGTTATTTTATTGTGCGTTTAGAACGAGCGAGCGAAATCACTGTAcaggaattttttaatatcgacGGATTCGTATTATCCAACCAGAGTATACAAACACCCATTAGATATGcggtatatgtgtatatatttacacacacacacacaacgCCTGTATCTGCGGAGAGTTAGTTGCTGGAATCATCGATTCGCGGAGCTCCGGTTTTACCTTCGATCGCGATTCCCGTCAGGCCACTTTCcaactttttatttctctttctattttctaaattcattttttttttattttttttattttttaaattcattttatttatcggTTATCGGGTACATATTTACGTATTGTAAGATACAAGcagaaatttatattaaacatCGGCAAACCTTGGACGACGAGAAGCGAGTGTAGATaagagaaaattgtaaatcgaACCGAATCGGCGAGTTGGGAGGGGAGTTTGaaacgaggttgaagttggtcACGTTATCGTAAATGAACATTGGGTGGGGATtgctattttcttatttttacaatgatttctCGAATGAACTGAGATTGTTAAATATGAGTATGTTTTGCTTACTGAATTtcggtaacgttactaatttcgacacgttatgattttttgaggtaacaagtttaatttcttgacctcgaaaaaataaatcggtCTAAACTGAGTTTTTCTTTCGTACATTCTATCTTTTGTCGTTCGATTCAAATTGAACTCGAAGCGGATATAGAGTCAATAAGCTGAACGGTAAAGTCCTTGATGACTTACAAGAAGTGGTAAAATTTCTGAATTAACTAGGTCTTCGGTCCTGTTAAAGCTGAACAATTTAGGTCCCATTGACTTACAGGAAATGGTAAAGTTTTAGGATTAGCTGGGACTTCGGTCCCGTTAAAGCTGAACAATTTAGGTCCCATTGACTTACAGGAATCGCAAAGTTTTAGGATTAGCTGGGTCTTCGGTCCCGTTAAAGCTGAACAATTTAGGTCCCATTGACTTACAGGAATCGCAAAGTTTTAGGATTAGCTGGGTCTTCGGTCCCGTTAAAGCTGAACAATTTAGGTCCCATTGACTTACAGGAATCGCAAAGTTTTGGGATTAGCTGGGTCTTCGGTCCTGTTAAAGCTGAACAATTTAGGTCCCATTGACTTACAGGAATCGCAAAGTTTTAGGATTAGCTGGGTCTTCGGTCCCGTTAAAGCTGAACAATTTAGGTCCCATTGACTTACAGGAATCGCAAAGTTTTGGGATTAGCTGGGTCTTCGGTCCTGTTAAAGCTGAACAATTTAGGTCCCATTGACTTACAGGAATCGCAAAGTTTTAGGATTAGCTGGGTCTTCGGTCCCGTTAAAGCTGAACAATTTAGGTCCCATTGACTTACAGGAAATGGCAAAGTTTGAGGATTAGCTGGGTCTTCGAACCGCAAAGAACGACCGCTAACATTGAGTCAGGATTAGAGGGGTGCAATAATAGCAATCGTTTTCGCGCAGGTATAATTATCATTCTAACTATTAGCCTTAAAGTTCCTCCTCGGAAAAACCTCGGAAATTAGGAGGGAATTTTACGGCCTCGACTTTACGCCGAATTGTTTTATTTGGGTCGGCTTTGTGTCCCAGGTGATTAGACCGTCTGCCGCATGTTCTACGCGCAGTCATTCTCATTCGTACAATTCGTACAGGCTTGTTATATGccttacatgtatatatgtatatatatatacatatatggtgTCCATGCTTGCCGTTACATTTATACATTTCGTTTCAATACTcgagtatataatataatattacgcCCGATGCGGTTCAGAGAAGACGTTTGtgtattacaatatataccGGTCAGTCGGTATACGCATGCGTCAGCGGTATTCGGAGAGCaataaatgttgaaacaaCAACACAACAAGCACCGGAGTAGCGGTGCAGCAACGGCAGCCTTAACTTTGAACaaacaatttgaatttcgaaaccTTAAGTCTCCCCGAATATCGACGACGGTCGACGTTGTAAATACTCgccgtgtgtgcgtgtgcgtgtataTATGCAAAGGCAGTCACGTTTGATTTAAGGtatagaaaattcaaacatatttgaatattttcgccgaaatgtaataaattggCCGGAATTTCGTTGATTctcggttgtttttttttttttctaatcatttCATCGTCGCAGGATGTAGATTCATtcgctttctttctttccagGGGCACCACCATACGCGAACCTTCGATCCCCACCAAACTCCCACAATTATAATCGCTCTTACTTTATACCATATCACCGTAACTGAGCGCATCTTTCGAGAAAGTTGtacgaatataaataattagcgaaatacacgtgtgtgtatatatgttgTGCGCGTTTAACGTATgcttatacatatgtataaaaattgtgtaCCATACATGCACACgttatgtacgtatgtatgcacaTACCTATACACGCGTGACCAAAATGCTACTAAACAGACTTGcgaaaacatatttttactcTCAAAGATCCGTCCGATATTTTCACGAACCATGATGCACGGcatctgtttcttttttttccacgtctgttttatttcttttaatttattcttgcgactctctctctctttctttctttctttcattctctctgtctctttctctcctttccGCAGTCAGTGTGCCTCTGCTGCTGATGCGAGTTATCTATCACGTCGCCGCAGCAGCAACAATAGCAACGCGACCCATCTTTTTCACCgtgttaatattatatatacttataacaTTGTACCAATTCAcgtacatgtgtgtatatatatatatacatatatatatgtaaaatatgtGGAACGCTAACTTACGagtaaatattgtataatgtaGTACAAACCATTGGCATAGATCGAGAAACTTGTATAGAGAAGAACGAGCGCCATCTCCGAGGACAGGGATATAAGACGACGCGTAATAGGTTGAACTTCGTATTTGTTAACGcgttattaatttaaaacGATGTGAATATAGCACCTGctgttaattctttttttattttccgtttATCTACCGTGGATGGCATATACTCGCCGATACCGCACCATGTATTTAAACAACAAATTCAGACTTTGACGAAAGGTTGCGTAATAAGCCCGAGTATGTCGCGATGTGTTACTGCATCATACTTACGTATGTGTCTCTGTGTATACGcacgtgtatgtatagttATACGCGTACTACGTCGACGACGATGCGGAAAAACGGAAGGACGCCGCGTCTGTACgggtttttttcccctctctctctttttcgtccgtttcattaatttaaaggcaaaaaaagaaagaaggggaaaaaatgtcTACTCATCTcgcaaaataatttcattcaaggTCGAAACTCTGCGTGCGTATTACGATACGTGAAATATATCTACTCTGGGTCAACAATGCGGAGATGATAGTAATACCAATggttgtgtgtgtgtgtgtgtagagTGCATTCGCAGTCACTGCAGCAAGCTTGGTTCAAGCTCTACAACCTGCGGAATAAAGAGGATCGTTATTGAAAAGGCACGAGCGACGCGAGAAAGGCGAATCCAAGAACCTGCGGATAATTGACAAGAGTCAGGATCTCGATTCTGAcgacttattttttcacacgtgAAAATAAGATTCTCCGATTAAATCTACCATCTCATTTGTCTGGATTGCGCTCATCGCCGTTTTCGCGAGTGAAAAGTAAAGCCGTCAGAATCGGGATAACGAATCTGTTTCTCGGCTTTACCTTACTTTACTTTACATTACCTTTTAACTTTGACTTTGACTTTAATTTCGCCTTACCTTACCTAACGCTACGCCGCTTCGGCTCACGGCTAACAGAGGAAGGAAAGACGACGACAAGAAGCGCAAACCGCACACGAGCGACGTTCGGTCGGTTCATTCGAGGAACCGAAAGAAAGTCGGTCCCGTTACGAAATAGCGAGTGAATGCCGGCAATCTGGGTCAAGCA
This region of Neodiprion fabricii isolate iyNeoFabr1 chromosome 7, iyNeoFabr1.1, whole genome shotgun sequence genomic DNA includes:
- the LOC124186745 gene encoding iodotyrosine deiodinase 1 isoform X2; the encoded protein is MLAYTYVDITAVESDMILQSLPFFANYWHYLLISLVSFLLFNTLARLSRVAKTARKILEQDKGEPESLNDEQGSDENDGEHLVEDDDDEPALPKDLEHVPYVYTRPSEEELIQRAREFYLVASARRTIRFFSPDPVPKEVIQEIVKSAGTAPSGAHTEPWTFVAVSDPRTKAAIREIVEKEEEINYKKRMGKKWTTDLQPLRTDWIKEYLTIAPYLILVFKQMYSIGPEGKRKIHYYNEMSVSIACGILLTAIQSTGLVTLTSTPLNCGPALRKLLNRPASEKLTLLLPVGYPARDATVPNLRRKSLSEILVEI
- the LOC124186745 gene encoding iodotyrosine deiodinase 1 isoform X1; translation: MPMLAYTYVDITAVESDMILQSLPFFANYWHYLLISLVSFLLFNTLARLSRVAKTARKILEQDKGEPESLNDEQGSDENDGEHLVEDDDDEPALPKDLEHVPYVYTRPSEEELIQRAREFYLVASARRTIRFFSPDPVPKEVIQEIVKSAGTAPSGAHTEPWTFVAVSDPRTKAAIREIVEKEEEINYKKRMGKKWTTDLQPLRTDWIKEYLTIAPYLILVFKQMYSIGPEGKRKIHYYNEMSVSIACGILLTAIQSTGLVTLTSTPLNCGPALRKLLNRPASEKLTLLLPVGYPARDATVPNLRRKSLSEILVEI
- the LOC124186745 gene encoding iodotyrosine deiodinase 1 isoform X3, with the protein product MILQSLPFFANYWHYLLISLVSFLLFNTLARLSRVAKTARKILEQDKGEPESLNDEQGSDENDGEHLVEDDDDEPALPKDLEHVPYVYTRPSEEELIQRAREFYLVASARRTIRFFSPDPVPKEVIQEIVKSAGTAPSGAHTEPWTFVAVSDPRTKAAIREIVEKEEEINYKKRMGKKWTTDLQPLRTDWIKEYLTIAPYLILVFKQMYSIGPEGKRKIHYYNEMSVSIACGILLTAIQSTGLVTLTSTPLNCGPALRKLLNRPASEKLTLLLPVGYPARDATVPNLRRKSLSEILVEI